A region from the Azospirillum thermophilum genome encodes:
- a CDS encoding diacylglycerol/lipid kinase family protein: protein MKVAIVLNQSAGSLVGRPIEEAVAPIRAAFERHGAEVTLAAVEPADCPEAIRRALDSDAEVVVVGGGDGTVNTAVNLVMRSGKVLGVIPLGTLNLLARDLNIPFDLEEAAEALAAGEVRAIDIAEVNGDYYLNSSVLGFYPAVVQERERQRKMHRLLKWPGMAVALVKTLRRLPLLDVRLDWGEGPRRVRTPVLAVSNNVYDDGFRLVVRRSVLDSGNLGVYVARHRDAWALMRLLGRMVTGTWKQDDELETLTASGLMVHSRRRTLRMVNDGEVKRMTTPLQYRIHKKALKVLAPKAAGD from the coding sequence ATGAAGGTGGCGATCGTTCTCAACCAGTCGGCGGGAAGCCTGGTCGGACGCCCGATCGAGGAGGCCGTCGCCCCGATCCGCGCCGCCTTCGAACGGCACGGGGCGGAGGTCACCCTGGCGGCGGTGGAGCCGGCCGACTGTCCCGAGGCGATCCGCCGCGCCCTGGACTCCGATGCCGAGGTGGTGGTGGTCGGCGGCGGCGACGGGACGGTGAACACCGCGGTCAACCTGGTGATGAGGAGCGGCAAGGTCCTCGGGGTCATCCCGCTCGGCACCCTGAACCTGCTGGCCCGCGACCTGAACATCCCCTTCGACCTGGAAGAGGCGGCGGAGGCGCTGGCCGCCGGCGAGGTGCGCGCCATCGACATCGCCGAGGTGAACGGCGACTATTACCTGAACAGCTCCGTCCTCGGCTTCTACCCGGCGGTGGTCCAGGAGCGGGAGCGCCAGCGCAAGATGCATCGCCTGCTGAAATGGCCGGGCATGGCGGTGGCATTGGTGAAGACGCTGCGCCGCCTGCCGCTGCTCGACGTGCGTCTGGACTGGGGCGAGGGGCCGCGCCGCGTGCGCACGCCGGTGCTGGCGGTGTCCAACAACGTCTACGACGACGGCTTCCGTCTGGTCGTCCGCCGCAGCGTCCTCGATTCCGGCAACCTCGGCGTCTATGTCGCCCGCCACCGCGACGCCTGGGCGCTGATGCGGCTGCTGGGACGCATGGTGACGGGAACCTGGAAGCAGGACGACGAGTTGGAGACGCTGACGGCCTCCGGCCTCATGGTTCACAGCCGGCGGCGGACCCTGCGGATGGTCAATGATGGCGAGGTGAAGCGGATGACGACCCCGCTGCAGTACCGGATCCACAAGAAGGCGCTGAAGGTGCTGGCGCCGAAGGCCGCCGGGGATTGA
- a CDS encoding metallophosphoesterase family protein: MKTLAHISDLHFGRIDERVVEGLLADLTVQQPDLIVISGDLVQRAKPRHFQAARAFLEALPFPYLVVPGNHDIPVYNVLRRFFDPFGYYRRYISTDLSPFHIDDEIAVLGLNTARSVIFDFSEGRVNRSQIGRVREVFCELPDSVFKVLFTHHPFLPPPDAPKTRLVGRHKLVLPALETCGVDLLLAGHLHRAYSGDIMTFHTQVARSILVAQASTATSTRLRNEANAYNLIAIDPPRVRFEVRSWEGAAFAAGLVSVWSKTGQRWELQEQDTGFRPVTGAA, encoded by the coding sequence GTGAAGACGCTGGCCCACATCTCCGACCTGCATTTCGGCCGGATCGACGAGCGGGTGGTCGAGGGGCTGCTGGCCGACCTGACCGTGCAGCAGCCGGACCTGATCGTGATCTCCGGCGATCTGGTCCAGCGGGCCAAGCCCCGCCATTTCCAGGCCGCCCGCGCCTTTCTGGAGGCGCTGCCCTTCCCCTATCTGGTCGTGCCCGGCAACCACGACATTCCGGTCTACAACGTCCTGCGCCGCTTCTTCGACCCCTTCGGCTATTACCGCCGCTACATCTCCACCGACCTCAGCCCCTTCCACATCGACGACGAGATCGCGGTGCTCGGGCTGAACACCGCGAGGTCGGTGATCTTCGATTTCTCCGAAGGCCGGGTGAACAGGTCGCAGATCGGCCGCGTGCGCGAGGTGTTCTGCGAACTGCCGGACAGCGTGTTCAAGGTGCTGTTCACCCATCATCCCTTCCTGCCGCCGCCCGACGCGCCGAAGACGCGGCTGGTCGGCCGGCACAAGCTGGTGCTGCCGGCGCTGGAGACCTGCGGCGTCGACCTGCTGCTGGCCGGGCATCTGCACCGCGCCTATTCCGGCGATATCATGACCTTCCACACGCAGGTTGCCCGGTCGATCCTGGTCGCCCAGGCCTCCACCGCGACCTCCACCCGGCTGCGCAACGAGGCGAACGCCTACAACCTGATCGCCATCGACCCGCCGCGGGTGCGGTTCGAGGTGCGGTCATGGGAGGGGGCGGCCTTCGCCGCCGGGCTGGTCTCGGTATGGAGCAAGACGGGCCAGCGCTGGGAGCTGCAAGAGCAGGATACGGGATTCAGGCCTGTGACCGGGGCGGCTTGA
- the hemB gene encoding porphobilinogen synthase encodes MPSILPASFPRTRMRRNRVDGWTRRLVAENTLTVDDLIWPVFVIEGENRREPVASMPGVERLTIDLLVEAVGQAGSLGIPCVALFPVVGADKKSDDAAEAYRADNLMNRAIRALKAAVPEVGVLCDVALDPYTSHGHDGILRDGYIQNDETVEVLVRQALAQAEAGADIVAPSDMMDGRIGVLRDRLESQGHQLVRICSYAAKYASAFYGPFRDAVNSGGFLKGDKTTYQMNPANSDEALREVALDLQEGADMVMVKPGLPYLDIIRRVKDEFAVPTFAYHVSGEYAMLRAAAGNGWLNYEKALLETLMGFKRAGSDAILTYGAVDAAKLLRAG; translated from the coding sequence ATGCCGAGCATCCTTCCCGCCTCCTTTCCGCGTACCCGCATGCGCCGCAACCGCGTCGACGGCTGGACGCGCCGCCTCGTCGCCGAGAACACGCTGACCGTCGACGACCTGATCTGGCCGGTCTTCGTGATCGAGGGGGAGAACCGGCGCGAACCGGTCGCCTCGATGCCGGGGGTGGAGCGCCTGACCATCGACCTGCTGGTCGAGGCGGTGGGACAGGCCGGTTCGCTCGGGATCCCCTGCGTGGCGCTGTTCCCGGTGGTCGGCGCCGACAAGAAGTCGGACGACGCGGCCGAGGCCTATCGTGCGGACAACCTGATGAACCGGGCGATCCGCGCCCTGAAGGCGGCGGTGCCGGAGGTCGGGGTGCTGTGCGACGTGGCGCTCGACCCCTACACCAGCCACGGCCATGACGGCATCCTGCGCGACGGCTACATCCAGAACGACGAGACGGTGGAGGTTCTGGTCCGTCAGGCGCTGGCCCAGGCGGAGGCCGGCGCCGACATCGTCGCCCCGTCGGACATGATGGACGGCCGCATCGGCGTGCTGCGCGACCGGCTGGAGAGCCAGGGGCACCAGCTCGTCCGCATCTGCTCCTATGCCGCCAAATACGCCTCGGCTTTCTATGGCCCGTTCCGCGACGCCGTGAATTCCGGCGGCTTCCTCAAGGGCGACAAGACCACCTACCAGATGAACCCCGCCAACAGCGACGAGGCCCTGCGCGAGGTCGCGCTGGACCTGCAGGAGGGGGCGGACATGGTGATGGTCAAGCCCGGCCTGCCCTATCTCGACATCATCCGCCGGGTGAAGGACGAGTTCGCCGTCCCGACCTTCGCCTATCATGTGTCGGGCGAGTACGCGATGCTGCGCGCCGCCGCCGGCAACGGCTGGCTGAACTACGAGAAGGCGCTGCTGGAAACCCTGATGGGCTTCAAGCGGGCCGGCAGCGACGCCATCCTGACCTATGGCGCGGTGGATGCCGCGAAGCTGCTGCGAGCCGGCTGA
- a CDS encoding methyltransferase: protein MSRLDNRAGDRDATLAAVAAEALAERRPQGRILVAFDSDGGISHALAEGGAEVTNWHRLALGGQVAATPWPAEGAFDAAVLRLPRGWASFGMALHAVASRLEPGAPLWIVGGNDEGIASAPKHVDGLLDEPETLTIKRRVRVLETRRTHAHARGSLEDWRESVPVPVPGGGEPLELVSYPGLFAHGRLDAGTECLLSVLPEVAPGTNVLDFGCGAGVIARAVRERTPDVRLTLLDVDALALHAARQNVPDAELVLSDGLSGLGSRDRFGLILSNPPLHRGKDEDFGMLEALVAGTKQYLKLRGSLVAVTQRTAGVGKLFKGAFGHSDLLLETPQFQVWRGTPK, encoded by the coding sequence TTGAGCCGTTTGGACAATCGTGCCGGCGACCGCGACGCCACCCTGGCCGCGGTGGCGGCGGAGGCCCTGGCGGAGCGCCGTCCGCAGGGCCGCATCCTCGTCGCCTTCGACAGCGACGGCGGGATATCGCATGCGCTCGCCGAGGGCGGGGCCGAGGTCACGAACTGGCACCGGCTGGCGCTCGGCGGGCAGGTGGCGGCGACGCCCTGGCCGGCCGAGGGGGCCTTCGATGCCGCCGTGCTGCGCCTGCCGCGCGGCTGGGCCTCCTTCGGGATGGCGCTGCATGCCGTGGCCTCCCGGCTGGAACCCGGCGCTCCGCTGTGGATCGTCGGCGGCAACGACGAGGGCATCGCCTCGGCGCCGAAGCACGTCGACGGGTTGCTCGACGAGCCGGAGACGCTGACCATCAAGCGGCGCGTCCGCGTTCTGGAGACGCGCCGCACCCACGCCCATGCCCGCGGCTCGCTGGAGGACTGGCGGGAGAGCGTGCCGGTGCCGGTGCCGGGCGGCGGGGAGCCGCTGGAGCTGGTGTCCTACCCCGGCCTGTTCGCCCATGGCCGGCTCGACGCCGGTACCGAGTGTCTGCTGAGCGTGCTGCCGGAGGTGGCGCCGGGGACCAATGTGCTGGATTTCGGCTGCGGTGCCGGCGTCATCGCGCGGGCGGTGCGGGAGCGTACGCCGGACGTGCGGCTGACCCTGCTGGACGTCGATGCGCTCGCCCTGCATGCGGCGCGGCAGAATGTCCCGGATGCCGAGCTGGTGCTCAGCGACGGCCTGTCCGGGCTGGGCAGCCGCGACCGCTTCGGCCTGATCCTCTCCAATCCGCCGCTCCACCGCGGCAAGGACGAGGATTTCGGGATGCTGGAGGCTCTGGTCGCCGGCACCAAGCAATATCTGAAGCTGCGCGGGTCGCTCGTCGCGGTGACCCAGCGGACGGCGGGCGTCGGCAAGCTGTTCAAGGGCGCCTTCGGCCACAGCGACCTGCTGCTGGAGACCCCGCAGTTCCAGGTCTGGCGCGGCACGCCCAAGTAA
- the smpB gene encoding SsrA-binding protein SmpB, whose product MASREPEAKRIAAHNRRARFDYFIDDTLEAGLMLTGTEVKSLRGGRASIAESYAGLKDGELYLFNAYIPEYLQAGRWLQHETKRPRKLLVRRRELDKLAAGIKQKGVTLIPMQIYFNDRGIAKVQIGLATGKKKHDKRESEKERSWQRDKARLMRDKG is encoded by the coding sequence TTGGCTTCGCGAGAGCCGGAAGCGAAGCGCATCGCGGCGCATAACCGCCGCGCGCGCTTCGATTACTTCATCGACGACACGCTCGAGGCCGGTCTGATGCTGACCGGCACCGAGGTGAAATCCCTGCGTGGCGGCCGGGCCAGCATCGCCGAGTCCTATGCCGGCCTGAAGGACGGGGAACTGTACCTGTTCAACGCGTACATCCCCGAATATCTGCAGGCCGGCCGCTGGCTGCAGCACGAGACGAAGCGCCCGCGCAAGCTGCTGGTCCGCCGGCGGGAGCTCGACAAGCTCGCCGCCGGGATCAAGCAGAAGGGCGTGACGCTGATCCCCATGCAGATCTACTTCAACGACCGCGGCATCGCGAAGGTGCAGATCGGGCTCGCCACCGGCAAGAAGAAGCACGACAAGCGCGAGTCGGAGAAGGAACGCAGCTGGCAGCGCGACAAGGCGCGGCTGATGCGGGACAAGGGCTGA
- the dapA gene encoding 4-hydroxy-tetrahydrodipicolinate synthase, with translation MFHGSIVALLTPFKNGKVDEAAFQSFVEWQVAQGTHGLVPCGTTGESPTLSHEEHNRVVELCIEAAAGKVPVMAGTGSNSTEEAIALTRHARKAGAQAALVVTPYYNKPTQEGLYQHFKAIHDAADLPIFIYNIPGRSVVDMSVATMARLAKLPNIVGVKDATADLARPSRLLQEVDPDFIQLSGEDATALAFNAQGGVGCISVSANVAPALCSAMQTAWAKGDLKEAFRLRDVLAPLHDAMFVETSPAPVKFAASQLGLCSDDVRLPLVPASEAARSAVRAAMTRAGLLK, from the coding sequence ATGTTTCACGGTTCCATCGTCGCCCTTCTTACCCCGTTCAAGAACGGGAAAGTGGACGAGGCCGCCTTCCAGTCCTTCGTCGAATGGCAGGTTGCCCAGGGCACCCACGGTCTTGTCCCGTGCGGCACCACCGGCGAGTCCCCGACCCTCTCGCACGAAGAGCACAACCGCGTCGTCGAGCTGTGCATCGAGGCGGCGGCAGGCAAGGTTCCGGTCATGGCCGGTACCGGCTCCAACTCCACGGAGGAGGCGATCGCCCTGACCCGCCACGCCAGGAAGGCGGGCGCGCAGGCTGCGCTGGTCGTGACGCCCTACTACAACAAGCCGACGCAAGAGGGTCTGTACCAGCATTTCAAGGCGATCCATGACGCGGCGGATTTGCCGATCTTCATTTACAACATTCCGGGCCGCAGTGTCGTGGATATGTCGGTGGCAACGATGGCCCGGCTCGCGAAATTGCCGAACATTGTCGGCGTGAAGGACGCCACCGCCGATCTCGCCCGCCCGTCGCGGCTGCTGCAGGAGGTCGATCCCGACTTCATCCAGCTGTCGGGCGAGGATGCGACGGCGCTGGCCTTCAACGCCCAGGGCGGCGTCGGCTGCATCTCGGTGAGCGCCAACGTGGCGCCGGCCCTGTGCTCGGCCATGCAGACCGCCTGGGCCAAGGGCGACCTGAAGGAGGCCTTCCGCCTGCGCGACGTGCTGGCCCCGCTGCACGACGCCATGTTCGTGGAGACCAGCCCGGCGCCGGTCAAGTTCGCCGCCAGCCAGCTCGGCCTGTGCAGCGATGACGTCCGCCTGCCGCTCGTCCCCGCGTCGGAAGCCGCCCGGAGCGCCGTGCGCGCCGCCATGACCAGGGCCGGGCTGCTGAAATAA
- a CDS encoding lytic transglycosylase domain-containing protein, producing MSRTLAAPGCLGKSARTAIASAVTTTLAGPLIAVLLFAAPADAGQLGAQDLAIYRQAFTAADNERHDEALQLAAQAKDRLPAKIIRWMTLATPGGGSFAEIAAFVRENPDWPNQAQLRRQAEKAMPIDLDESLVLSWFRQYPPLTNDGVLRYADTLLATGGTEQAVKLVRARWAEANFTADEEAEFLSRYRSHLRQQDHKARLDRLLWERQEAPVRRMLAFFDDAYDTLIEARIALDTDKSGVDAAIARVPASLRNDPGLLFDQARWRRRKGDDAGALEIIAKAPVDMGRPQAWWAERHILARRAIEKGDYNLAYRLVKAHGVADGSALAEAEFLAGFLALRFLDQPSDAFGHFHKLYRSVTAPISKARGAFWCGRAAEALGEAAKAKEWYARAAQYGTTFYGQLAARHIAGGKVTLPAEPHVTNAEATAFERREVVRAAKLLAEIEGPDDEKVTAFLRRVSLDAKAPADYALAARLAQEVGRRDLAVAAAKDAAQNEIYLVEAGYPVIDARPEAPEIALVHAIIRQESTFNTQIVSSAGARGLMQLMPGTAQLVATKLGLKHAHAKLTSDPGYNVKLGSAYLAEMIDRFNGSYILAIAAYNAGPARVRQWLDTYGDPRSGTIDAVDWLELIPIYETRNYVQRVMEALLVYRARLQGSRAELNLDRELRR from the coding sequence GTGTCGCGCACCTTAGCCGCCCCCGGCTGCCTGGGCAAGAGTGCCCGGACGGCCATCGCTTCCGCTGTCACAACCACTCTGGCAGGGCCGCTGATCGCCGTCCTGCTGTTCGCCGCACCGGCCGATGCCGGCCAGCTCGGCGCCCAGGATCTGGCCATCTACCGGCAGGCCTTCACCGCCGCCGACAACGAGCGCCACGACGAGGCGCTGCAGTTGGCGGCCCAGGCGAAGGACCGGCTGCCGGCCAAGATCATCCGCTGGATGACGCTGGCCACCCCCGGCGGCGGCAGCTTCGCGGAGATCGCCGCCTTCGTGCGCGAGAATCCCGACTGGCCGAACCAGGCGCAGCTCCGCCGTCAGGCAGAGAAGGCGATGCCGATTGACCTGGACGAGAGCCTGGTGCTGTCCTGGTTCCGCCAGTATCCGCCGCTGACCAACGACGGCGTGCTGCGCTATGCCGACACGCTGCTCGCCACCGGCGGGACGGAGCAGGCGGTGAAGCTGGTGCGCGCCCGCTGGGCGGAGGCGAACTTCACGGCGGACGAGGAAGCGGAGTTCCTCTCCCGCTACCGCTCGCACCTGCGCCAGCAGGACCACAAGGCGCGGCTCGACCGCCTGCTGTGGGAGCGGCAGGAGGCGCCGGTGCGCCGCATGCTCGCCTTCTTCGACGACGCCTACGACACGCTGATCGAGGCGCGCATCGCGCTGGACACCGACAAGTCCGGCGTCGATGCCGCCATCGCCCGGGTGCCCGCCTCGCTGCGCAACGATCCGGGCCTGCTGTTCGACCAGGCCCGCTGGCGCCGCCGCAAGGGCGACGATGCCGGCGCGCTGGAGATCATCGCCAAGGCTCCGGTGGACATGGGCCGGCCTCAGGCCTGGTGGGCCGAGCGGCATATCCTGGCCCGCCGCGCCATCGAGAAGGGCGACTACAACCTCGCCTACCGGCTGGTGAAGGCCCATGGCGTCGCCGACGGCAGCGCCCTGGCCGAGGCGGAGTTCCTCGCCGGCTTCCTGGCTCTGCGCTTCCTCGACCAGCCGTCGGACGCCTTCGGCCATTTCCACAAGCTCTACCGCTCGGTGACCGCGCCGATCAGCAAGGCGCGCGGCGCCTTCTGGTGCGGCCGCGCGGCGGAAGCGCTGGGCGAGGCCGCCAAGGCGAAGGAGTGGTATGCCCGCGCCGCCCAGTACGGCACGACCTTCTACGGCCAGCTCGCCGCCCGCCACATCGCCGGCGGCAAGGTCACCCTGCCCGCCGAACCGCACGTCACCAACGCCGAGGCCACCGCCTTCGAGCGGCGGGAGGTGGTGCGTGCCGCCAAGCTGCTGGCGGAGATCGAGGGACCGGACGACGAGAAGGTAACCGCCTTCCTGCGCCGCGTCAGCCTGGATGCCAAGGCGCCGGCCGACTATGCGCTCGCCGCCCGGCTGGCCCAGGAGGTCGGGCGCCGCGATCTCGCCGTCGCCGCCGCCAAGGACGCCGCGCAGAACGAGATCTATCTGGTGGAGGCCGGCTATCCGGTGATCGACGCCCGGCCGGAGGCCCCGGAAATCGCGCTGGTCCACGCGATCATCCGGCAGGAGAGCACCTTCAACACGCAGATCGTCTCCTCCGCCGGGGCGCGCGGCTTGATGCAGCTCATGCCGGGCACGGCTCAGCTCGTCGCCACCAAGCTGGGGCTGAAGCACGCCCACGCGAAGCTGACGAGCGATCCCGGCTACAACGTGAAGCTCGGCTCGGCCTATCTGGCGGAGATGATCGACCGCTTCAACGGCTCCTACATCCTTGCCATCGCCGCCTACAATGCCGGTCCGGCGCGGGTGCGGCAGTGGCTCGACACCTATGGCGATCCGCGCTCCGGCACGATCGACGCGGTGGACTGGCTGGAGTTGATCCCGATCTACGAGACCCGCAACTATGTGCAGCGGGTGATGGAAGCCCTGCTGGTCTATCGCGCGCGCCTGCAGGGAAGCCGGGCGGAGCTGAACCTGGACCGCGAGCTGCGGCGCTGA
- the mltG gene encoding endolytic transglycosylase MltG: MGWGLRITAGALVLATAAGGLGLWGTMRYMAPGPLDHQETVVIPRGLGLEGIALTLGDAGVISSPLVFAAGAKLSGSVRDLKAGEYAFAPGISIEGVLEQMRQGRTVVRRFTVPEGLTSAQVMALLEKEPALTGEVKQVPRNGSLLPETYHFSYGDSRAALVERMQHAMTQALAEAWKGRVDGLPLQTPEQAVTLASIVEKETGIAAERARVAGVFVNRLDAGMKLQSDPTVIFALTDGSGELGRALTRNDWKVDSPYNTYQVTGLPPGPIANPGRASLQAVMKPERHEFLYFVADGSGGHVFAKTLPDHNRNVAKWREVQQRQQQGGQGDPSSE, from the coding sequence ATGGGCTGGGGCCTCCGTATCACCGCGGGGGCTCTCGTCCTCGCCACTGCCGCCGGCGGACTCGGGCTCTGGGGGACCATGCGCTACATGGCCCCCGGTCCGCTCGACCATCAGGAAACCGTCGTCATTCCCCGTGGCCTGGGCCTGGAGGGCATCGCCCTGACGCTCGGCGATGCCGGGGTGATTTCCTCGCCCCTGGTCTTCGCGGCCGGCGCCAAGCTGTCGGGTTCGGTGCGTGACCTGAAGGCGGGCGAGTATGCCTTCGCCCCCGGGATCAGCATCGAAGGTGTCCTGGAGCAGATGCGCCAGGGCCGCACCGTCGTGCGCCGCTTCACGGTGCCGGAGGGGCTGACCTCGGCACAGGTGATGGCCCTGCTTGAGAAGGAGCCGGCGCTGACCGGCGAAGTCAAGCAGGTGCCGAGGAACGGCAGCCTGCTTCCCGAGACCTATCACTTCTCCTATGGCGACAGCCGCGCGGCGTTGGTCGAGCGGATGCAGCACGCCATGACTCAGGCGCTGGCCGAGGCGTGGAAGGGCCGCGTCGACGGGCTGCCGCTCCAGACGCCGGAGCAGGCGGTGACGCTGGCCTCGATCGTCGAGAAGGAAACCGGGATCGCGGCGGAACGGGCACGCGTGGCCGGCGTCTTCGTCAACCGGCTGGACGCCGGCATGAAGCTCCAGTCGGATCCCACCGTGATCTTCGCGTTGACCGACGGCAGCGGGGAGCTTGGCCGGGCGCTGACGCGCAATGACTGGAAGGTCGATTCGCCCTACAACACCTATCAGGTGACGGGGCTGCCGCCGGGGCCGATCGCCAACCCGGGCCGGGCCTCGCTGCAGGCGGTGATGAAGCCCGAGCGGCACGAGTTCCTGTATTTCGTCGCGGATGGCAGCGGCGGCCATGTCTTCGCCAAGACCCTGCCGGACCACAACCGCAACGTCGCCAAGTGGCGCGAGGTGCAGCAGCGGCAGCAGCAGGGCGGGCAGGGCGATCCGTCCTCGGAATAG
- the fabF gene encoding beta-ketoacyl-ACP synthase II, translating into MRRVVVTGLGLVTPLGVGHKLNWERLVAGESGIRGITGFDVSDLPSKVAGQVPRGSGEGDFNPDLFVPPKDQRKMDDFILYAIAAAHEAIKDSGWQPQTEEERERTGVMVGSGIGGLPGIADGAVTLHEKGPRRLSPFFIPACLINLASGHISINHGFKGPNHAVVTACSTGAHAIGDAARLIMWDDADVMVAGGTEAAVSRLGVGGFAAMRALSTSFNDTPSKASRPYDKDRDGFVISEGAGVVILEELEHAKKRGAHIYAEIVGYGLSGDAHHISAPADDGNGGFRAMTAALKRAGLSPADIDYVNAHGTSTPLGDEIELGAVKRLFGSAMDKLAMSSTKSAIGHLLGAAGAVEAIYSIKAINHSIVPPTLNLENPSDSCLGVNLVPKVAQERRVRAALSNSFGFGGTNASLVFKEFA; encoded by the coding sequence ATGAGACGTGTCGTCGTCACCGGCCTCGGTCTGGTCACGCCGCTCGGTGTGGGCCATAAACTCAACTGGGAGCGATTGGTCGCCGGCGAGTCGGGCATCCGGGGGATTACGGGTTTCGACGTCTCCGACCTTCCCTCCAAGGTGGCCGGGCAGGTTCCGCGCGGAAGCGGCGAGGGGGACTTCAACCCCGACCTCTTCGTTCCGCCCAAGGACCAGCGTAAGATGGATGACTTCATCCTCTACGCGATCGCCGCGGCCCACGAGGCTATCAAGGACTCCGGCTGGCAGCCGCAGACCGAGGAGGAGCGGGAGCGGACCGGCGTGATGGTCGGTTCCGGCATCGGCGGCCTGCCCGGCATCGCCGACGGGGCGGTCACCCTGCACGAGAAGGGGCCGCGACGCCTGTCGCCCTTCTTCATCCCGGCCTGCCTGATCAACCTGGCTTCCGGCCACATCTCCATCAACCACGGGTTCAAAGGGCCGAACCACGCGGTCGTCACCGCCTGCTCGACCGGCGCGCACGCCATCGGCGACGCCGCCCGGCTGATCATGTGGGACGACGCCGACGTGATGGTCGCCGGCGGCACGGAGGCGGCGGTGAGCCGTCTGGGTGTCGGCGGCTTCGCGGCCATGCGCGCGCTGTCCACCAGCTTCAACGACACGCCGTCCAAGGCGTCGCGTCCCTATGACAAGGACCGCGACGGCTTCGTCATCAGCGAAGGCGCCGGCGTCGTGATCCTGGAGGAGCTGGAGCACGCGAAGAAGCGCGGCGCCCACATCTACGCCGAAATCGTCGGCTACGGCCTGTCGGGCGACGCCCACCACATCTCCGCCCCGGCGGATGACGGCAACGGCGGCTTCCGCGCCATGACCGCCGCGCTGAAGCGCGCCGGCCTGTCGCCGGCGGACATCGATTACGTCAACGCCCACGGCACCTCCACGCCGCTCGGCGACGAGATCGAACTGGGGGCGGTGAAGCGCCTGTTCGGGTCGGCCATGGACAAGCTGGCGATGTCCTCCACCAAGTCGGCGATCGGCCACCTGCTGGGGGCCGCCGGTGCGGTCGAGGCGATCTACTCGATCAAGGCGATCAACCACAGCATCGTCCCGCCGACGCTCAACCTGGAAAATCCGTCGGACAGCTGCCTGGGCGTCAATCTGGTGCCGAAGGTCGCGCAGGAGCGTCGCGTCCGCGCCGCCCTGTCGAACTCCTTCGGGTTCGGCGGCACGAACGCCTCGCTGGTCTTCAAGGAGTTCGCGTAG
- a CDS encoding acyl carrier protein — protein sequence MSDIAERVKKIVVEHLGVEEAKVTENASFIDDLGADSLDTVELVMAFEEEFGCEIPDDAAEKILTVKDAIDFINANSAS from the coding sequence ATGAGCGACATCGCCGAGCGCGTGAAGAAGATCGTGGTGGAGCACCTGGGTGTGGAAGAGGCGAAGGTGACGGAGAACGCCTCCTTCATCGACGACCTCGGCGCCGACAGCCTGGATACCGTCGAGCTGGTCATGGCCTTCGAGGAAGAGTTCGGCTGCGAGATTCCGGACGACGCCGCGGAGAAGATCCTGACGGTGAAGGACGCCATCGACTTCATCAATGCGAACTCCGCCTCCTGA
- the fabG gene encoding 3-oxoacyl-[acyl-carrier-protein] reductase, whose product MFDLTGKCALVTGASGGIGASIARALYAQGATVALSGTRVSALEELAASLGERAKVVAGNLADAAATEQLAKDAEAALGRVDILVNNAGLTRDQLALRMKDEDWQQVIDVNLTAAFRLSRAVLRGMMKRRWGRIIGITSIVGVTGNPGQANYAASKAGMIGMSKALAAEVASRNVTVNCVAPGFITTAMTDALNDEQKGKLLAAIPAGRMGEPGEIAAGVVYLASEEAAYVTGQTLHINGGMAMI is encoded by the coding sequence ATGTTCGACCTGACCGGCAAGTGCGCGCTGGTCACCGGGGCCTCCGGTGGCATCGGCGCGTCGATCGCGCGTGCGCTCTACGCGCAGGGCGCCACCGTCGCCCTGTCCGGCACCCGTGTTTCGGCGTTGGAGGAGCTGGCGGCCTCGCTCGGCGAGCGGGCCAAGGTGGTCGCCGGCAATCTGGCCGACGCCGCCGCGACCGAGCAGCTCGCCAAGGATGCCGAGGCCGCGCTCGGCCGCGTCGACATCCTGGTGAACAACGCCGGCCTGACCCGCGACCAGCTCGCGCTGCGCATGAAGGACGAGGACTGGCAGCAGGTCATCGACGTGAACCTGACCGCCGCCTTCCGCCTGTCGCGCGCCGTGCTGCGCGGCATGATGAAGCGCCGCTGGGGCCGCATCATCGGCATCACCTCCATCGTCGGCGTCACCGGCAATCCGGGGCAGGCGAACTACGCCGCCTCCAAGGCCGGCATGATCGGCATGTCGAAGGCGCTGGCCGCCGAGGTCGCGTCGCGCAACGTCACCGTCAATTGCGTCGCGCCGGGGTTCATCACCACGGCGATGACCGACGCCCTGAACGACGAGCAGAAGGGAAAGCTGCTCGCCGCCATCCCGGCCGGCCGCATGGGCGAGCCGGGGGAAATCGCCGCCGGAGTCGTGTATCTGGCGAGCGAAGAGGCCGCCTACGTGACCGGCCAGACGCTGCACATCAACGGCGGCATGGCCATGATCTGA